In the genome of Rhopalosiphum padi isolate XX-2018 chromosome 1, ASM2088224v1, whole genome shotgun sequence, the window aatatacctatctatattctaAAGatcactttttaattattattttaaatacatttttactacattgaaaattgatttgtttATGATTAATTCTATCTGTATTCTACATTTCAGAGTCATTTACCTTGTAGATCTTATCACCCATAACAAAGTTCCATGAAAGTATAAgtacgtttttaaattaattatgatggCGCTGTTTATTTATCCGGGTTTGACTTATTCCCTCACACTAACACTACACGCAGCCACGTCACTTTCTTACACCGAGTAATCTgtaataggaaaatataaaaaaaaatgatgcctattttatttatacaaattatctgTATTTCAGATATCAACGAGttattttcattcattttttgaTTGTTAGATTGATTTTATGTATCCTTACGTAATTTGggattagttaatttttaaaatatatttaaaatgtagtaaaatGTAGCTATTCGATATTTCTATACAGAGTAGTTTGTGATCAGCAGTTGCAGAAATTGAATtcgttttagaattattattttatcgaaattaGAAATAGCAGAAAAACGATTCTTCGTTAATTTTGTTTGATCTGAGcgattatgttatatatgtatactatataagcTCATGTGGTTTCACgtaaaattgttcaattttatagattaaaaaatttatcatagAGCATACTTTATACTCAATGAAAATCATTgttcaaattgtatattttgaaaaagctaataaaaaccgtaaaaaaatataattgatctaGAGGTTATTAACTCTTCGTCATTTTCTCAGGTTGATTGAACtcttattaaaaatctaaacagTTTTTTGTGTgcataaatcattatttgaaatatttgagttataattaaatattttgtattatgtacctCGGCACTTATAAGCGCAAGGCGATAGTGTACAGtattaatatgcaatatacaAATAAGAACTGTGGTGACCGTTTActgtagtaaaattttaaaattttttaaaatcttttctAACATAAAAGATTTtatcagttattttattaactttgtattgttgtattgttattgaagtataatatactaatatttattgttaagaatgcgtaaataaaattgtttacaacaattacaaattaaaatttaaagcgtAATATGTGTAACGGCATAGGtatttcagtataataataatatgtaacataatgtttaatctcgtttttaatgaaaatattctattttcctTTTGATAACGTAAAATATCTTAATcagtttattgtaaaaaaataacttatatgattataaacgatgaatatatactttttataatttaaatgtctaAACGTActcagttataagttataactgctttaaaacatgttaaatgaatacaattattaaaattaatttttatgataatcatttgaaataacattttttcttagaattggttaataggtatatattttatagagtattgaatgaataaaatataaataccataacaagtaaattttaatagatgtataataattgtatattgtattttattgggatttattatgaattatagtataaacaatatatatttcaatatattgatgaaacatattaaattacctaCTCACAGTGATACTGTGgtatttcttttatttagtttcatttttttattttatttaattcatattatttagtaaataggtttaatattcaaaaaataatacttaattaatagttagttaagatttacatatttatatttttatttataaaatataatataataatacaatttaaaacagtattaatggcattataatattatatatttaacaaaaagttATTTGAAAACTCAAGGACATGTTATCTATGAGCaataactaatatttgtttatattctaaattaGGATCTAACCTTAAAGTATATTTACTATGTAATcatgtacctattttaatacaaaatctatatttaatctatacttCATAAATTCCAtagcataaatatttatgaaggtTAAAAGTCtataaacatacatttcatCATCgtatgatatttgtataaattaagaaggttcatttattaaaatagatttttttaaataaattatctaagttaatatatttttaacatagactTTAAGTTATTACCTAatgaatcattaaattaaatataacattgttataGAATTAAGAAAGTTTTTTCTAGATtcgctaaatatttttatctctaTAATTGCACTAATGGACTTTCTGTCGACATCGAGAtacctataaatcataatattatattcacacacGGATGTTAAAGTCGTAAGAAATTTTTCtagcataaaaatattacattttgcgAGAAAtccgaaaaaaattgttttcatactttttgttgaatttttccGTCTGATTGAAGTGAACAGTGTGAATCGTCATAATTTCACGAATTTATACAGTAATGAATATTCATCTTCTTAAAATTGTTGAGACATATAGTGCTTGAGAAGGCTGAAAAGCATGTAACGTTTGAGTTGGATATAACGATGAACAGAACAGACTATAGCAAACTCAAGGAAATAAATGATTACAGAGAGATATTTTGAGTAATTAGTCAGAGACGACGGAACATGATTAGACAGTCACAAAAGATATGGTAATGAAGAtctaatttatagaataatagaagGAAAAGTTGATGACAAAGAGACCGAGAACATTGTTACACCGAGTTGAAGAGATAACTAGCCGACAATAGAGAAAAGTAAAGAGAGTATGAAGACTGCAAAATTCATTTTagggttgaaaaaaaaacactataggtatacctaaccacattattacaattaggtagtataaatatttctaatattattataacagtatatataggtatatgtggcACGACCGATTGGGTTTAAGATATATACCAGCCAATAGGCAATAACGACCGAACAGATTTTCGAATTTAAGTAGATggcataacaatatattatatacgaagcACGTAAAGGAGAttgaaatgataaataatatttcatgttttttgtGCAGTGCGTATATCTTATTCGTTCTCGCGGCGTTGCTGCAGCAGCGTGTAGTCCATTGCCACGTGCACTTGACACggatcattatatatttttctagctCGAAAAAACTACTTACGTATAGGTATTGTAtcgtgtttgtgtgtgtatatatatatatatatatatagtacattcaATCATCGAGAGATGACCGTTTACGTTTTCGCGTCGGACAATTTCATTTTCGCGTATAATATACTCATGTACAGACGCGCACCCGCACCAGACCGTGTGAAACTTTCCGTGTCTGCGTATAATGACTCTCCGGTTGTCAGACGTACATATTATGCCCTTACGCTGCACCCAACTATACCCAAGTATATACCATACGCGTACGCGTAGTGTTTACAAAACAGTTTACTTTGATGTGCAAAAATGCTTTTACCGACTATAAGCAGACTATTGGCATATTATACACGgaatagtgttattatttattactgtacctatatatactatatatatttagtatttacttactTGTATAGATATCGGAAACTCGCGGTCTGTTTTTGTACATATCTTTCGTGTCaaaactacataaaaataactTCCTCTTTGAGAACACGTATagttggtaaaataaaaaaataaagtcaactcaaacttacataatatattaagttatattatattgatagtttattctatatattttttttcaaacatgcacattttattgtaattgaaatttatttccgtaaatagaattttataaaattattattaataaatttattgatatgttgaaaaaatcgttaattattgacaatgataaaatatataattcattaataattactatattagtataaaactcAATAAGGAAAAATGAGGAATTACCAATCAAAATGTCATATACCGGGTGACCTGTGAGGCTTTACTCactgcgatatctcctgaaataatagaGATATCATAATACTgggtttttaataagattcacaggaacaagaactacaaatatttcatgttttaatttattttaatgttttggtaaaatagttaaaaaaaaaaatatacttttttatttaattattttcaaatatttgtagttcttgtccctgtgaatcttattaaaaaaccagaattatgatatctccattatttcagaagatatcgcaatgggtaaatcctcacggggcaccctgtatatatatgtattatgcaatgtatatatactatagtagttactcttatagtagtatagtcattgattaaatatactgtatatttaattttaatcaatggtATAGTACTCATATTATTGAaagtattattacaaaaagtaattttgaaGAGTTGAGAGCTATTGGTATTTCCAACTtgatattgttttgattttgatttaaatctGGGTAATTATAAACTTGAAACTTAACAAACCtctattaattagttatataatacactAGGTACTGAAATTAAAGAATTatgtaatacttttaattaaaaaaaaaaaaatgagatgaTGAAATTTTGAAACGGTTCATGAACAAATAATAaggtttattgaatattaattatatattatatataaatcttcTTAACtggctatgtataatataatatatttttatggttaattGTGTTTACATATATGCTAGAATGAGATGCTTATGAAggttttaattagaaataaaaataaagcgaACAGGACCAGTTAAGTAGGCAGTTTGTTATAGTTTGCAATAGttgcgaaaaatatttttcgtttgttTCTTATCAACTTACTGGGCTTCTTCCGCAACTCTGACACAACAGCAGTACTTATCAAGACGTCgacaactgttttttttttgtcgccgTGTTATCATAAAAccaacaaaatatgtttacatatctcatttatttcagattataatttagaacagaaattagtttaatataataatgtagttatcGACACATTATACACATCTATGTGacttatgtgtataatatttatatagttttaacatCGCACGTATAGCACACCGATCGTCCATAGTTTCTTTCAATCAATcgcaattataataatgataatgaataatgattatgaaaGTAATAAGCAACGGCGGAAATCGTGGAAGGGTGGATGTGTAGATTTCCCTAAAATCTAGCAAGCCCTTGacgattgaaatttttttttaatatttttttttcatacacacATTGTCCATATAAATGCAGGAAAACTGTTTACTATAAAAGTGGTTAATATTTTGACTGATTGACATTATGACGATGCACGAGGGGACTAAaaaataggtacgtataatataagcgtattaaaaaaaaaatcccaactatttttacgaaatcgtaaacgttattttttttccagGAAAAGTTTATCTAGACATTTCCGCGATAACTGTAAGTACACGATTTCCACCTACGGCAATATTATAAGTctctatctatatattattatctcatgtatgtgtatatataataatatattatgaatccAATTTCTACTggctataaatacgtatattatattttcgtatttttaaaattttttattatattataatattaaaaaacgtcGACGCGAtgtcgacgacgacggcggagGCGATGGCGACTGCAACGACGACGGGTTCTCCTGCTGTGTGTGACTGTGGTATATATAGTGGCTGTGGTGGAATGGtggtgctgctgctgctgccgtAGTTACTCCTGTCGCGCGCCGAACAACCGACCGGCGTGCGCGGACGACTTGGGCCGGGCCGCCGAGTGCACTGCGTTCTTGTCGTCGCCGTTGTCCCTCTTCATGGTCTCGAACCCGCCGAAACCGGTGAACGAGTCGCCCTCGAAACCGGTCTCGTCCATTTCGGGCCTGCGCTTCATCGTGTCGAACCGGTCGAAACCGCCGGTGAACGAATCGCCGTGGAATCCGTTGGCGTCCATCTCGGGCCGGCGCTTGGCCGCCACCGATCTCTGTGCCAGCTCCGGCTGGCGCAGTCTGATGCCGCCGCCACCATCGCCGGTGTTCGGGTACAGGCGCCGCAACAAGTTTACCACGGATGGCGATGACGTTCTCGACACCGACCTGTGGCAAATAACACGTCGTCGTATCACGACAtcgtaatagtattattattatgctgttaTGTAGTTGATTGTTGTTTTAGtcgaaatgataaaaaaaaaattaaaaaaataatccttGTTAGACGCGCGTATAATATCGATTACAACAGCGCTTCTCAACCTGTGGTACGTGGAAAGCTCATAGGTAGTACGCGAAGAAAATCtccctttataaaaaaaaatttgaatgaatcattattaacattaaatattatttgattaataataataataataataatgattgtacatatttaatttaatttaatttcttattgtacattaaatatttaattcctaTCATTTtgtaattcttaataaaataaaattcttttcGTGTAACATAAACGTATgcaatattaagtaaaataaatggtcAGGTGGCacgtaaaaattttcaaattgtgtATAGGTGGTACGCGAatataaaaaggttgagaaccacTGGATTACAAGATTGAGCATGACACATAATGCTTTAGCAAAGTTttagcaattttttttctttaatatattataaatgcacgTATACGTTGTACGTGTATTGTAATAGATTAAACAATGATTTGGCGGTAAGATATTTATTAGCGTAATCCTGATGTTTATAAGACAATTGATGacgattaattatattaaagtacatatatcaaactaaataataataatattttttatttaaaattgtttatcatttatcattaaaatgtcTACAATCatcaaaatgttaatacttGTGTTAGATATAagcatttataaatgttaacaacaagtttataaaatagtacatGTCCTTTTGCATTTACTAAATGATATAAGTACttggatatttttaataactagttCAAAATGTATTTCACGATTTTACGATATActgtaagtaaaattatatttataatataaatataaggtatattttttttttttttatttattgttaaaggCTTCAACAGCTAGGTATTAGCCTGTGGTTGTGGTTACATTATcgttaattaatgaatatacaaataaacaactaaagtctaaattaattttacgttaCAATTTTGGTATATATGGATTTTACAgtgatattgtatatttacattgtatttttagCAGTGTAGTTCTatctttacattaaatttttgtGTCAATGCCGATGGATTTGAAGAAGGTATGAATCAAGTGCGTGTTGTGTTCTTCtaaggtatattttatgtttataaattttacaagttttttaattattgggcATAATTTAGAACCTTGTCCAttctaaatgtatattttggatTTTGTATGAATACGAAATTgagtactataaaatataaatggaaaTAAGATGTATGCTACTTATGTGTTGTACAAGAAGTAGTTGTTACGGAAAGGTGACCTATAAGTCTatgttatagacttatagttatatttatattatttatttatatttatttagttatttgttttattttttatttaaaaatttaaccgcATATCGTCCTCTAAACCTATGCATTAACGAATTCAAAAGTTAGGGTTAAGTTAAGAAATTAAGTTACTTTTAATCAAGTTATAACAcaagtcaattatttttaaaagttaattttgactTGGGTAGTTAATATATCTAATCTCATGATACGCAATTACTAATCggttaattaattgtatagtcACGTTAAGTTTACAAAACTTTTTTTCCTGATTTAAAAcccatagatttaaaatatattattttgtttatatattatatatatatatatatccgaaatactatattatataccgtcGAAGTGTTAAATGcactatttatagattttaatagaTATCAAAACTGCccaagtatattaatttaaaatctttcaTTAATAACACTACTAAATAGCTCAGTTCAACGTTTAAACGACCTAATTAACGTGTTGTTGATGCTGCGAtcctttaataaaattaacttatcattatcaaaaatttatcataatgggGATGGACTTAACAATTTTTAGCCCCtatctagaaaaaaataacttctacataataaaatatccttaaataaattttttctcTCGATATCTAACAGTTTCTATAAAGTGAACATTTGCCTAGACtcccgtatatattatatatgtctagtattgtagtatttatattctataaacaataaaataagttataattaagtaCAATCATCATCGTCGTACTCATTATCAACGAGTTCctgggaaaaaataaatattattttgctaaaaataaacgaatacaAAATTCTCATACGCcgttaaaatttttgtaatggtgaaataaatttaaaaaaatatgtatttattttttttacataaaaacaaaaccaatatttaactaaatttttccGCCTTATAAATACGGCGCATAATATGCTattagtatactatatagtagaGATGTTCCGAGTACCCGGCAATTACTCGATGGCCGAGTACTCGATATCATTTAAAACTCGGCCCTTACCCGGTACCCGTCGTAATACTAAATTTGTACCCGGCATTTACTCAGTACCGGcgtaatacctacatttttaccCGGCTCTTATTTTGTAGTCGGTAGACTCGGTAGAAGGATTCGCTCACACGACAGTACGAcacaactattttaaatattttttatcgtatagtaatagtattaattactgACAAGGTACCTAAtgttagtacctattataattttatttgttttatttttttatgcttttatGTTAATACTCAATAGTGTTTCTGTGTTTGtttaagtagtatattataattgcttaactaataattattaatttataatttttcaaccaATAATCGCGGatacacattttgtatttacatttctaCTCGGTTATTACTCGGTACGcggtttataacaaattatctaCCCGGAACATCATCAAATTTATTTACTGTGATTTAGCATAGATCATAAATAATTGGTTAAACAAATGTAAccaattcttaattttaagattgaatatttttacattaacttaatgagttaaaaatatcagTTAACTTGTCCAGTGTCTTTtgaggattatattatattatagcaggggtccccaattaatatttttgaaggacCATATTAGGGATCTGAAAATTTTTCACGGGtcatcaaaattctaagtacatatttacattatttaaaaaccaacaatatttaacaaaaataataatttataataataacacaataatgtgttatttattatttgtctgcGGGTCAGATAAAATGTGTTCGGGGGCCGTATGCGGCCCGCGGGCCGCCATTTGGTGACCcatgtattataggtattatattatgaaaagcgtccatatagaatattttataaatgtaagtggtataatataatatcatcatcaaATCCTCGAgagaaacataaatattaacagTCCCGTTCGATGTGGATAGCGAGCGAGCGGTGATTTGAATTCGTCAATGTGACTTAAAAAAAACCTGAATAATTGTTACATCGAttcattattactttattttcccaatcataatattttaatcattacaattgctgctataaatatttttattaaacgtatAAATCTGATTTACATAGAttgcatattatttgtttttttagtattaatttgatatgtcataacatttatgattataaattaaaatattatatagaattttaaaccGGAAATAAAACTTCATCAATTTGAACAACGAAAATAGtacactatatattgtataatatatgcaaaagATAATAGCTGCAGGtacacaattattacaatatggtAAGCTGACTACTATAGTTGTAGCGGTCCACGTGTACGTTTAATTGATTGTAATCAATTATATATGAATGTGCAGTAGCTTgtggtataaataatttcagtctcaaatgatttcaatattttttaattcaaaatattactaagtccaaaaatataattctgaTCTAGACTGGCGAGAAAATGCTCACTCTTACTTTGGTAAACCATCATGTTGAAAGAGGGCCTATTTCGGGTTTTCCTTTACAGTTCCTTTCCCCACTATTCTTGGTTATTCCCTTGTGGTAAAGCGATGTGCACCGTCGTCTTTCCATGGTTCACGCATCTTGAGGTTCATGCGTAAGTGCGatgattttattatcttatGACGAATGGTGTATGTCGCATACCAGAGACGTAACTTCAAAATTTGGGCCCGCAAGCAAAATTTTCAATATCCCCCCCCCCCTTATCCAGGATTTATATAGCGAGGTCCGAGGGAGAAGGtgcttttattttactaaagttattttataccacatcaaaaaatattattgcctgttttattaattaaaattgtataattattttgaatttttaataataaaatttaatagtttaatagggtattataaattattaaaagaaaaacattatatCACTTTGGGACCCTTAAGCGTATGGTCCTAGCTGTGTCCACATCCTCTGATCACTCTTAGTTACACCACTGTCCCATACCTAAATCCTATAGATTACAATTATATGCAGTTGCATTTATCTGATAATAAATCTTGCATAGTTCCCCGAATCTGATGCGTTGCTTTATCTccatataaaagtattttttaatattaaaattataagacatAACTCATATATTGTTGTCAACTTATATAGTTCTGTGATGTGTATTTGTGAGTATAGGACATATCAGGCCTACtgaataaatgatatttaatagtataatactgttgtacctttattttgtttattatgcaAAATGCACTCTAATGTGTAACACTATATCGCAGTTCTAATGTTGTATTGTATAGGACATCAGAACACGTAGCACAGTTATCACTGCAGAGTCTTGGCATTGAcgttcaaaaaaaatatgtgcgtGCCTGTGAAAGTCCGAAGATAGCTTCGTATTTTGTTTTCActttataaagataaattaccTACCTTACAATGAATgagttatatttgaaaaaaatgtatttatattactgtatGACTTTCTGAtagaataaatacctatatagtaagtAAAAGCATAGTTATGATATAGGTGTAAACACTATACATAGGTACAGCgtcattacttttttaatttcataacacTACATAATAGGTCAATGTATCTCGATTTTAACGTGAAACggaaaattgttattgttttttttttttcgattattattatggttatctgTAAGACGTAAACGCAATTGAAGTTATCTTTATCGAAAACCGGGCTAAACACATATGCGCACGCATTGTATGAGTGTGCAATGTACGTAGGTCATGAAAGAAGCATAT includes:
- the LOC132917444 gene encoding uncharacterized protein LOC132917444, with product MYWNAVFLMAWSLATVTAILDSTTNRRYWEDTKPEEAARYQNDNMLKTYVFRGGNKQFVTSVFPEMDARGFHEYVFDGLQPDFQWPSIKFKRNYYPQGITSRGFSDDIFHQSFGMFEPLKRSVSRTSSPSVVNLLRRLYPNTGDGGGGIRLRQPELAQRSVAAKRRPEMDANGFHGDSFTGGFDRFDTMKRRPEMDETGFEGDSFTGFGGFETMKRDNGDDKNAVHSAARPKSSAHAGRLFGARQE